From Humisphaera borealis, the proteins below share one genomic window:
- a CDS encoding aminotransferase class III-fold pyridoxal phosphate-dependent enzyme, protein MVRVPRDILPGEETTFYVLHSVEPRLGLGGAVQDVSFNLVEQNVTWFEHQNVESLVVQVAAEPAEGSNAAGYFQIGSLIGSSFYLPSGGVTRGASDRPYPLFLREAAGCRVRDGDGNEWIDYVMGWGSALLGYAHPEIREAVAQSLCNGAILSLPTELEIEVAYQLGEMIPNAQKVLFGKNGSDVCTAAVRLARVKTGRPLILFSGYSGWQEPFAPVFEKSLHDPSATCRAIRFAPNDLAEVSRLFEHHPVQIAGVILEPAAQVEGVDGPVQVADAVFLRSLKLMCQAHGTVLIFDEIMTGFRHPGGNVQNATGVTPDLACFGKALTSGMPLAALVGQREVMDHVARIFYHPTFKSDAYSLAAARAALQIYQREDIPAKVASFGERLRAAVAECSVESGMDGELVSPPYRMVYRFNEPDLNRRTLLRTLLHRELLARGILTFRGFMLPSAAHGDAELERTVDGFRGAFAAIRQAAAHRSLVSSLEIPPVV, encoded by the coding sequence ATGGTGCGTGTGCCACGCGACATCCTTCCGGGTGAGGAGACCACTTTCTACGTCCTGCACTCGGTCGAGCCCCGCCTGGGGCTGGGCGGCGCCGTGCAGGACGTTTCGTTTAATCTGGTCGAGCAGAACGTCACCTGGTTCGAGCATCAGAATGTCGAGTCCCTGGTGGTTCAAGTTGCCGCCGAGCCGGCCGAGGGTTCCAACGCGGCCGGTTACTTTCAGATCGGGAGCCTGATCGGGTCGTCGTTCTACTTGCCCAGCGGCGGTGTGACGCGAGGGGCTTCCGACCGTCCCTATCCGTTGTTCCTCCGAGAAGCCGCCGGCTGCCGCGTGCGCGACGGCGACGGCAACGAATGGATTGATTATGTGATGGGATGGGGATCGGCGCTTCTGGGCTATGCGCATCCGGAGATCCGCGAGGCCGTCGCCCAATCGCTTTGTAATGGGGCAATCCTCAGCTTGCCGACTGAGTTGGAGATCGAAGTGGCGTATCAGCTTGGCGAGATGATTCCAAACGCCCAGAAAGTACTGTTCGGAAAGAACGGATCTGACGTCTGCACGGCAGCGGTCCGACTGGCCCGCGTGAAGACCGGACGTCCCCTGATTCTCTTCAGCGGATACAGCGGATGGCAGGAGCCTTTCGCGCCTGTGTTCGAGAAATCGCTTCACGATCCGTCGGCGACTTGCCGCGCCATCCGATTTGCTCCGAACGACCTGGCGGAGGTTTCACGGCTGTTCGAACATCATCCGGTGCAGATTGCCGGGGTCATCCTGGAGCCGGCGGCACAGGTCGAGGGTGTCGATGGTCCCGTGCAGGTTGCCGACGCTGTGTTTCTGCGATCGTTAAAGTTGATGTGCCAGGCCCATGGCACCGTGCTGATCTTCGACGAGATCATGACCGGCTTTCGGCATCCCGGCGGCAACGTACAGAATGCAACGGGTGTCACGCCGGACCTGGCTTGCTTCGGTAAGGCGTTGACCTCCGGCATGCCACTGGCTGCGCTGGTGGGCCAGAGAGAGGTGATGGACCACGTCGCGAGGATCTTTTATCACCCGACCTTCAAGAGCGACGCGTACTCCCTCGCGGCGGCGCGTGCTGCACTCCAGATCTATCAACGGGAGGATATCCCGGCGAAAGTAGCCTCGTTTGGCGAGCGTCTGCGCGCTGCCGTCGCGGAGTGCAGCGTCGAGTCGGGAATGGACGGCGAACTGGTCAGCCCGCCCTACCGAATGGTCTACCGATTCAATGAGCCTGACCTCAACCGCAGAACACTGCTTCGCACACTGCTGCACCGGGAGCTGCTGGCCCGAGGCATACTGACCTTTCGCGGGTTCATGTTGCCCAGTGCCGCTCATGGCGATGCCGAATTGGAGAGAACAGTCGATGGGTTCCGCGGGGCGTTTGCGGCAATACGCCAGGCGGCCGCGCATCGGTCCCTCGTCAGCTCGCTCGAGATTCCACCGGTGGTGTGA
- a CDS encoding radical SAM protein: protein MSIVQLKVLSTLPTLNDPPPLVDRSQPYHSCPWLEHGLAFNRRSLNACLIVHHGTGFPHLCDYNGGTLDLTAIAAARTRIIRENQGDGHAACRGCPHLVKRVWKTPNYPIALVAIAHFSHCNIECNYCFLQTADPAVFRDGFTPYLVLPALRQLSAARFLDPGATFDWGGGEPTIYREFDQILTFATLAGGTTWVHTNGTILPRAIREGIATKRINILCSLDAGYPATWKAMKGKDLLPVVWRNLDEFVRTGCRVVLKYIMKEENCSEPEIDQFLHRATATGAHEVIIDIDYDHPNPSPAVRRGLIHLWKSALRMRFWVNLGATGANFDPGASEWRNVHAELSKLAKHSAFRQKIRTAYVRHLGKELGRLLRVV, encoded by the coding sequence ATGAGCATCGTGCAACTCAAGGTTTTATCCACGTTGCCCACGCTAAACGATCCGCCACCGCTGGTGGATCGTAGTCAGCCCTACCACAGTTGCCCCTGGCTGGAACATGGGCTGGCGTTCAACCGGCGGAGCCTGAACGCCTGCCTGATCGTCCACCATGGAACCGGTTTTCCGCACTTGTGCGACTACAACGGCGGCACACTCGATCTGACCGCGATCGCGGCGGCGCGAACGCGGATCATTCGCGAGAATCAGGGGGATGGTCATGCCGCGTGCCGGGGTTGCCCGCACTTGGTCAAGCGCGTTTGGAAAACGCCAAACTACCCGATTGCGCTGGTCGCGATCGCCCACTTCTCTCACTGCAACATCGAGTGCAACTATTGCTTCCTGCAGACGGCCGACCCGGCGGTTTTCCGCGACGGGTTCACGCCGTACCTGGTCCTTCCCGCACTGCGACAGCTTTCCGCCGCCAGGTTCCTCGATCCCGGTGCGACATTCGACTGGGGCGGCGGCGAGCCAACGATCTATCGGGAGTTCGACCAAATCCTGACCTTCGCGACTCTGGCAGGTGGGACGACCTGGGTTCACACCAACGGCACCATCCTGCCCCGGGCGATTCGCGAGGGTATCGCTACAAAACGGATCAACATCCTCTGCTCGCTCGACGCCGGTTATCCGGCCACTTGGAAAGCAATGAAGGGAAAAGACCTTCTGCCAGTCGTATGGCGAAACCTCGACGAGTTCGTCCGGACCGGCTGCCGGGTGGTGCTCAAGTACATCATGAAGGAAGAGAATTGCAGTGAGCCTGAGATCGACCAGTTTCTGCACCGCGCTACCGCCACCGGTGCGCACGAAGTCATCATCGACATCGATTACGACCACCCCAATCCAAGCCCGGCAGTCCGCCGGGGGCTTATACACTTATGGAAATCGGCACTGCGGATGCGATTCTGGGTCAACCTGGGAGCCACGGGGGCAAACTTCGACCCGGGTGCGTCCGAATGGAGAAATGTCCACGCCGAATTGTCGAAACTCGCCAAACATTCGGCATTTCGGCAGAAGATTCGAACCGCCTACGTTCGCCATCTTGGGAAAGAGCTGGGGAGACTTCTTCGCGTGGTGTAG